The nucleotide sequence CGCTTTACCGGTTTATGGATCGGATTGAAAATTGTATCGGACACGGCGGATTCTTCGGCATCAGTCGAGGTCCACCCGGATCGCGGCCTTACCATTATTCCAAAAGATTTTCCAATGCCACCAGGCGGATTGAACCAGCGCGGATCGAACTGGCCGCCGGTTGGATTAGAAGAATTATTGCATTACCACAAAGTCCCGGCGGCAAAAGAATTCGTGCGGGTCAATAAATTGGATCAAATTATTTGGAACCCGCCAAAGGCGCGGCTTGGCATCGTATCGACCGGCAAATCGTATCTGGATGTTCGTCAGGCGTTATTCGAACTGGGCATCGATGAAAAAGCGGCGATGGATTTGGGCATTCGTTTGTACAAAGTCGCTATGCCCTGGCCGCTGGAGCCTACGAAGGCGCTGGAATTCGCGCAAGGGTTAGAAGAAATTTTCGTCGCCGAAGAAAAGCGCGACGTGATGGAACATCAATTCAAGAACATTCTGTACGGCCAGCCTGGTATGCGTCCGCGCATCGTTGGCAAGCTGGATGAAAATGGCGCGATATTGCTGCCTAGCATCGATGAATTGTCGTCCAGCGAAATCGCCGTGGCGATTGCCGCGCGAATTGCGAAATTCGGCGATTACGAACGGATTCAAAATAAGGCGAAATCCATTACCCATATTCTGGATGCGCGCAATCCGCATACGATCAGTTTTAACCGTATTCCATATTATTGCTCTGGCTGTCCGCATAATACATCCACCAATGTTCCCGAAGGTTCAACGGCGCTTGCGGGTATTGGATGCCATATTATGTCTCTATGGATGGATCGCCGCACGTCAACCGTGACGCAAATGGGCGGCGAGGGCGTGACGTGGGTTGGCCAAGCGCCATTCAGCAGTACCAATCACGTATTTGCTAATTTGGGCGATGGAACCTATTACCATTCGGGTTTAATGGCTATTCGTGCGGCCATTGCCGCCAACGTAAACATTACCTATAAAATCTTATATAACGACGCTGTCGCGATGACTGGCGGCCAGCCGGTCGAAGGCGGACTGTCCGTGCCGCAAATCACGCGGCAATTAGAAGCCGAAGGCGTGCAAAAAGTCGTCGTGGTCAGCGATTATCCGGAACATTATCCGCTGGGCGCTGGATTCGCGCACGGCGTTACCATTCATCATCGCAGCGAATTGGATCAATTGCAGCGCGATTTGCGCGAACATCCCGGCGTGACCGCTTTGATTTACGATCAAACTTGCGCTGCGGAAAAACGCCGCCGCCGCAAACGCGGCGAGTTTTACGATCCGCCGCGCCGCATTTTCATCAATGACCAGGTTTGCGAAGGTTGCGGCGATTGTTCCGTGAAATCCAATTGTCTGTCGGTAACGCCGGTGGAAACCGAATTTGGCCGCAAGCGCGCCATCGATCAATCGACCTGTAACAAGGATTATTCCTGCGTCAAAGGTTTCTGCCCCAGCTTTGTCAGCGTGATGGGCGGTAAATTGCGCAAAAACAAATCGGGTAACGAGGACCCATCCGGCGCTGGCAAGCTGCCGTTGCCGAAAATCCCGTCGTTGGATCATCCTATATCGTTGCTGGTGGACGGCGTTGGCGGTACCGGCGTTGTTACTATCGGCGCCTTGCTCGGTATGGCCGCGCATTTAGAAGGCAAGGGCTGCACCACCATGGATATGACCGGCCTTGCGCAAAAAGGCGGATCGGTGTGGAGCCCTGTGCGCATTGGCCCGAAACCGCAAGATATGTACGCGGTGCGGATTGGCACGGGCGCGGCGGATTATATTATCGGCGCGGATTTGGTGGTCACCGCCAACGACGACACGATGGATAAAATGCAAACCGGCAAAACGCGGGCGTTGGTCAATTCCAACGAAGCGGTTACCGGCAATTTCCCCCGCAACCCGGATCTGCATTTCCCGTCCCTGCAAATGACCGAATCGATCCAATCGCGGCTGGGCCAGGATCATGTGAAGTTTTTCAATGCGACGCGCGTGGCTACCGGTCTTTTGGGCGATTCGATTGCGACCAACTTATTCATGTTGGGTTACGCATTCCAACTGGGCTGGATTCCGCTGCACCTGGAATCTATCTTGCGTGCGATTGAATTGAACCAGGTGTCGGTCGATATGAATAAACAGGCCTTTGCCTGGGGCCGTAAAGCGGCGATTGACTGGGAATCGGTCGAAAAACTGGTCCGGCCGAAACACGTGCCGCCGCATCACATTAAATCCGAAAGCCTGGACGAGGCTATCGACCGCCGCGTTAAAATTTTAACCGATTACCAAAACGCCAAATACGCCAAGCGGTACAAAGACATGATTCAACGCGTCCGCCGCGCGGAACAAGAACGGGTCGGCGGCAAGGACGATTTATCCTGGGCGGTGACCAAGTATCTGTTTAAATTGATGGCGTATAAGGACGAATACGAAGTTGCCCGGTTGTACAGCAATGGCCAATTCTTATCTCAATTGCGCCAGCAATTCGATGGCGATTATAAACTGAAATTCCATCTGGCGCCGCCTTTACTGGCTCCGCGCGACGATAAGGGCCATTTGCAAAAAATGACCTTTGGCTCTTGGATGCTGCCCGCTTTTGGCGTTCTGGCTAAATTCCGCTTTCTGCGCGGCACGCCATTCGATATTTTCGGCCATACGGCGGAACGGCGCATGGAACGCAAATTGGCCGAAGATTACGAAAATACTATCGATATGATGCTGGGACGCCTATCGCCTGGTAATCACAAAATGGCGGTGGAATGGGCCAATATCCCGGAACATATCCGTGGATATGGCCATATCAAAGAAGCTCATTTGGCCAAAATCCAGGATAAACAAGCCAAATTGCGCGATGCGTTTCTGGCTGGGTAATCTTATAGCTCGGTGGGAATGCTGGAGCGAGTCCGCACTCATTGTTTTTTTTGTTGAAGTTTTAATTAGATTGAAAATCAAGAAATTTCATTTCCGGAGAGCATAACTCTGGCCACATCAGTTTACCATCTTCTTCAAACCAACAAATGTTAATCCCTCGGTCTTTGCACAAATATTCGGTAATCCAAGGAATGGAACGCGGGTCTCCCGGCAAAACCAGGCATAGGGATACATGGTCATCGTTAATTAGGGACTTGTATCTATATTGATATTCGTATAATTGGCTTAGGCCTTTTCTGATTTGTTCTAGGAGGCTGTCTCCACCGCTTTTTATTTCAAAAATAAAAGATCCATCATTCGGTATTTTAGCAAAAAGATCAATGTGATCGTTTTCTTTAGGCGTTGCGCCTATAGACCGCAGCCACCCATCCATTTTATCTATCAATTCCTTATGCGCCAGGTTTCTGCGTTGCCGCTTGATTTTTGTCAGCTCAGGATCGGCCATTTCCCGCTTGCGGTCATAAGGCTTGACCGCTGCTGGCCTGCCCGTTCTTTCTTTAAGCGGATATATTTCGGCAGTAGCGGTGCCAGGCTGGCTTGTCGGTCCTTGGGCGGCAGCCCATCCTGGTTCGAATGCAGCGTCATTGACCAGGATCTCTACGATCTCCGCAGGCAAAATCTTTACGCCGTCAAAATATCTGCCCCATTCGCCGCTA is from Alphaproteobacteria bacterium and encodes:
- a CDS encoding indolepyruvate ferredoxin oxidoreductase family protein, with the protein product MLTKPELLSVALDDKYTLEKGRVFMTGIQALVRLPLMQRVRDVRAGLNTAGFISGYRGSPLGGVDQALWKAQKYLDTHHIHFEPGINEDLAATAVWGTQQIDLTGGTKYDGVFGMWYGKGPGIDRSSDAIKHANLAGTMKNGGVLMVTGDDHACKSSTLAHQSEFAFMDFMTPFLNPAGIQEILDYGMIGWAMSRFTGLWIGLKIVSDTADSSASVEVHPDRGLTIIPKDFPMPPGGLNQRGSNWPPVGLEELLHYHKVPAAKEFVRVNKLDQIIWNPPKARLGIVSTGKSYLDVRQALFELGIDEKAAMDLGIRLYKVAMPWPLEPTKALEFAQGLEEIFVAEEKRDVMEHQFKNILYGQPGMRPRIVGKLDENGAILLPSIDELSSSEIAVAIAARIAKFGDYERIQNKAKSITHILDARNPHTISFNRIPYYCSGCPHNTSTNVPEGSTALAGIGCHIMSLWMDRRTSTVTQMGGEGVTWVGQAPFSSTNHVFANLGDGTYYHSGLMAIRAAIAANVNITYKILYNDAVAMTGGQPVEGGLSVPQITRQLEAEGVQKVVVVSDYPEHYPLGAGFAHGVTIHHRSELDQLQRDLREHPGVTALIYDQTCAAEKRRRRKRGEFYDPPRRIFINDQVCEGCGDCSVKSNCLSVTPVETEFGRKRAIDQSTCNKDYSCVKGFCPSFVSVMGGKLRKNKSGNEDPSGAGKLPLPKIPSLDHPISLLVDGVGGTGVVTIGALLGMAAHLEGKGCTTMDMTGLAQKGGSVWSPVRIGPKPQDMYAVRIGTGAADYIIGADLVVTANDDTMDKMQTGKTRALVNSNEAVTGNFPRNPDLHFPSLQMTESIQSRLGQDHVKFFNATRVATGLLGDSIATNLFMLGYAFQLGWIPLHLESILRAIELNQVSVDMNKQAFAWGRKAAIDWESVEKLVRPKHVPPHHIKSESLDEAIDRRVKILTDYQNAKYAKRYKDMIQRVRRAEQERVGGKDDLSWAVTKYLFKLMAYKDEYEVARLYSNGQFLSQLRQQFDGDYKLKFHLAPPLLAPRDDKGHLQKMTFGSWMLPAFGVLAKFRFLRGTPFDIFGHTAERRMERKLAEDYENTIDMMLGRLSPGNHKMAVEWANIPEHIRGYGHIKEAHLAKIQDKQAKLRDAFLAG